In the Populus trichocarpa isolate Nisqually-1 chromosome 8, P.trichocarpa_v4.1, whole genome shotgun sequence genome, GTGGGAGCCGAGGCACATTCCAACCCCCTAGTGATTCCGTGCTCTGTACTCGGTCCATATTTATTCATTCATAGTTGGGCTTAGGATAGACGTAGGCCCAAAATCATGACGGAACTCAAAATTTATCTCGGTACACATGGCTCAGACTAGCCTTCCCGAACACGAGCCCCCTAAGAGCAAACGTCATCTGCTTGGAATTTTGGAAGCCTCAAGACCCAATCAGTCCAGAGCACGTCACCCTCGGGATTGAACTGGGGGGGCAACTTGATGGTCCAGCGTGCTGACACCCCAGACAAGAAGAGATCTTCCTGGTCCATTCAAAATCTTCGATGAGACCTGTACAtgtagtatttattattttttaaaaaattatttttaatattaatatttcaaagcaatttaaaaatataaaaaattaatatttaaaaattaatttttaactaatcttTATTAAAccataatctcatataaaaactaaattacatCCCCATCTAGTCAAATTTATTAAGTTCACTGGCAGTCAATAAGATAAGATGTATATATGGTTTAAATGTGAGCCCTTATCTTAGAAAAGTGTTAgggattaatttaaataatcattatcaataatatataacccataaatttaacttttttttttgtcacattAGCCTTTTATCTTAAAgtagtttaaaattataaataacaagagaataaattataataccACTGCATTAATATACTCATGTGAATTCAAGGTATATATAAATTAGCTGAACTCCaaggttaaaaaagaaaaactttcttTATAAAGAGTTTCATCTTTGTTTTCAGAATCCTAACATTTTCGCTGTAACAGGACATACATGCTTATAGCCTTACAAGTTCTTCCCGCTAGTCTTGAATTTGACTTAATTATCtgataatcttgaaaaatcataaaaccacGTCAGTTTAAGGTTGTTCAGTAACCCTATCACTAAGCTGACaattaactttaataaaaaggattaatttatgatattcaaataaaaatactaaatgacCAACTCATAAAAAGCTACTAAATAATcgaatctattttattattttttataaatgaaccACTCCGTTGTTTCCTCCTTCCATGTCTGGATTTGGGTCGAAGGGGATTGAATATTAAGGGCCAGCCTTTCGAGGAGGTGAAAACAATTGGTGACTATGCTGCCTTTCCAATTTCTATATTCATATTTTACTACGGAAGTGCTCAAAACGTTAAACATTTCAAAGCACATATAGCAGAGAATTCAAAAAGTTTGAATGTATTATTAAcgaagagaaacaaaaacagcTCTGGAAAATCAATAACAAGCAGGTCAATAACTAAAATAAGATGGCAGCTCTTGTTTCTAAGGCTTGTAAGCCCAGAGAGGAAGAATACAATAATGAAATATGTCCCCAAATGCAGGGAAGAACAACATGGGAAATTGACtacaagaaacagaaaaaaaggtgaaagaaaaTCCTGTAGTTGTTGGCTTCTATGAGTGTCAACAATGGGTAAAATCTTCttttatgtattgatattaattaacatattgGCAGATCGGCTGGAGGAGGCTCGACACTCTGTAAAATCCCAATCCCCTCTTCTACCAAAAACGCCATGGCCAGACCCCATGTGATGTGAACATCCAAGTGACAGTGCATTAGCCACACACCTGTttaattatcacaaaaaaatgttaatgagCTTAACGTTCAAATTGAAGCACATCATGGATCAACTTTAGATCAACTTTAAATTACCTGGGTTGTCAGCAACAAATCTAATAACCGCCCATCCATTCACGGGTACTGCAACTGTATTCCTCATTGGTGGATCAACAAGGTTGAATTTGGATTTATCAGTTTTGGGATTGAAATTCCCAAATCCTTCAGCGATGATGTAGAAGTCGTATCCATGGAGATGGATCGGATGGTTTTCTGGTGTGACAATGCTCGTGTCCTGTAGCACAATCTGCACCCTTGATCCGTACTTCAACTTGTACAGCTTAGTTCCACGAGCAGGTTGAAAGAGGGAACGACTAACATTGCCAGTGTAGTCAAATTTTACTTGTGGTTTTGCTGGAAAATCGGTGGTGAAGACTCCAGGAATTTTTTGCTTATATGCTTGCAATAGCGAGGCTTTTGAAGGAAACACAAAGGACACATTGTTCATACTAGCAGTGAAACGAGTGCCGTTGGGTCCTTGACACCGCCTAGCTCTAAAGTTTTTGGGACAATTGTTGAGTCCTAGGCCGATTGTGAAGAAGAGGTTCTCATCAATATCGGTCGGGACCTCAACTTTTCGAGGACTTCTAAAGCTTCTACTGAAGGCTGTGACTGTAGCTGTGTCATTGTAAGCTGGAAGTGGTGGCATAAATGGTTTCTTTGTACACTTCGCAGGGCAAAGAACAGATTTGTATTCAAGAATGGCAGTGGTGGTAGTATTGTCAAATGGTGCATTTTGCGCACTTTGATAGGCTCGGGCTGCCATGTAATATCGGCCAGGTAGTTGGTCGCCAGAGATCAAAACATCTGTGGTTTGGCCAGGTCCTAGCATGATGACCGAGGTGGTAAAGGGCTTAAGATAGGATGCATCGGCACCGACAACTGTAAACTTGTGGTTGGCTATGGTGAAGAAAAGTGGTTGATTGAGTGCAGCATTGATGACTCGGAGGAGGTTTGTCTCACCAGAGTCGATCGGAACGATGGTAGTATCTGCAACAATAGCAGGTCAATGAGATCATCATCTATGAAATACTGATGTGATGACGCTTCTGTGCACTAATCAAATTTCAGTTATTTTAGTTGGAAGTCTTGGAAATGGTCTTCGTCTGCCTAAAAGGCCATTGGGCTACACCCCACTAAGCCCACAAAGAATTCTTAGATCGTTACAGTTTGCAATATTTTCATAAAGCCAAAATGtctttttttggaaaaagatGATTTTGGAATAGCgacccaaattaaaaaagggCCCATTTAGGCTTCAAACTAAGCTATTCTCACAGGGCTCTTCTGATGTAGTTCAGCAGGTCCTACATTGTTTATTTACTACAGCACTGTTTGTGAGCATTGAGCAAATACACAGTGGTTAATTTACCTTTGCTGGAGCAGTTAAAAAGATCACCAGGTTGACCGTTAATGGTATAAGCATCAGATATATTAGGAGCCGCTCCGGTTCTAGTTGCTTCCCTCACCACATCAATAGGGTTCGTATCCCACCATTCACCTGAACATCATGGTTCGTTAGAATCAACAATTGTAACAAACGAATGTTTATTTGATTACTTGGTCGAAATTCACAGATTCAGTAATTAATAATGATTTGCGAGGAAATTAATGATGGATAACTAATTACCAAGGAGTATGGGTGTTTCACGCTTTGGCTTAGAGAATGGATACGATGATCCTTCTCTTGGATGGATGATTAGAGCACCATAAACAGTGGCTCTAAGCCAGGAGCTATGAGCATGCCACCAAAGTGTTCCTTCTTGTCCTTCAATAGTAAACCTGTAGGTGTAACTTCCACCTGGTCTAATTGGGCATTGTGTCACAAATTCTGGCCCATCTGCCCAGCCCGTTCTCATTTGCCTAATACCGTGCCTGCACAAAAAACAAATGCCACACGCTCCATATAAGGATTTGTCacgaacatatatatatatatatatatgaattatgaACAGTCTGGAAAAGTTGAAAGACACGAATGCTATTAGTTACCAGTGAATGGTAACATTATATCGGGCTCTGTTCACAACTTTTACAACTAGAGTGTCTCCGTTCTTCACTTCCAAGGTTGGCCCCGGGAACATTCCGTTTACTGTGATGCTGTTGTGGGTTTTGCATAGCCTTTTCACTTTTGTTGCTTGAACctgttcaaaatatatcaaattaatgtcAGGAGAAAGAGGAAGGGGAATAATTTATagattacacacacacaaacacaagcAAGGAGAAGGGAGTTATTTAGACATACAGTAAAATCATGGTGGTGGGTTTTTGCAATAGCTAATGACATTGCTGAGGCCAGAAGCAGGAGCAAGAAGAAAGAACAATGGCGATTAGCAAAGATACGGTTGATAAcctccattttcttcttttctgtttaAGACACCAAGCCTTAATTTCCTTGAGTGGTGATTGATTAAGATAAGTGGTGATGAAATTAGGGAGTCAAGGAAATCCTTTTATAGGATGGGTGTGAAGCCTAACGAGTTGTTTGAGGTTGGCAGATTAGGTTTTGATTTAGGAAGTGGTCAGATTTCTAAAGCAATAAAACTTACTTCAATCCTACAAGAGTTGTTGCACCCACTGGCATATCGAGATTGAATAATTTCTCAAATGCTTGTTTCACAAGTCTTTTCGCTAAATTCTTGTTGAATTTCAACAAATCACCAtcattgataatttaatttttttgtaaggaaaaaacaagGGATTGTGACTCAGTCCCTTCCATTTTTCTGTGTTCTGTTACAAGGAAATGGGGtgctattttttcttgcaattccTGTACGTCTCTTCAATGTATAAAACTTCAACATCTATAATCGTCAAGTACCAGAAGAAACCCTGCACGCAGGTCAAACTCGTTAAAGGCAAAGGTGCCGGCGTGGGCCTCCGAATCTTGTACACACATGTTGAGAGCGATGCTCGAAAATTACTTCTTTGATGGACGAATGctcagttaattttttaatcaacttaATTAACCTTAAGAGTTCAGGGTTAAATATTGACACGTGCATGAACAATGCTACCACTTATTTTAATTCCTTATTAAGGGATAAGCCGTGCACTATTAGAGGTAATTTATTCTCATCAAATGTTACTGAGAATATAAGTGATCTTGTCAGCTGGTAATTGTACCATTGGCAACGACTTCATCAATTTTAGATTCGGAGGATATATACCGATTTCTTTggcccagaaaaaaaataaaaatgaagacgTGCGGGGTTAATCAGCACGATGCAGTTCCACCAGCTTGCCGAAGGACAAATCTGAGGATGGCTGTATCAAAAATgataatatcttaattaattcttttaattttaaaattaataattatgtaaacCTATAATAGCCctgaaaaaacttaaattcatgataattaaaaaagtgAATACAAGTTCTAACTAATAAAACTACTCCTCGTAATTAAGTTAATGTGATAATTGGATGGACTTATGTACACGATGCCACTTTGGAGACCACGGAGTCTTTGATCATATGTTAAACATGGACCACCCGATCCCTATATTGAAAGTCTTTTTGTAAGTTGAGTGTAGAGTTATTTTCCATTGTTGTGCGAGGTatacaattaattatttgtttggtCCAACGACAAATTTCTCAACGATGTATAATTAGGTCGGAGATGCTTAAAATAGGTAAACAAAAAGGCCGGTGTGGCTAAGAATATACAACTCTGTAATATGATTGCTTACATATTGATTTGACGTGGTATATTGATATCATCACGGGTTGTGTTTCGAATTAAATGTCATTTGATTTGAGctgttatttttagttaataatttGTCATCAtccaaagcaattttttttaaatttaaattgccaataaaaaacaacaaaaaacgttaaaaaaatgaataactgCTTCAAAAGATTCCCACAATCTTAAAActcattccaaaaaaataataattcaatagctgaaataaatttcattatagAATTATTCCAAACAAGCTGTTTATGAAGTATTTAAATCTCGAACTCCCAAGATTGAAAACAGTCTGATCTCTTCGAATTGAAGCATATCAAGAGAGAGACAAGGATGGTTAAGGATCTTGATAGGTGAACAAGATTGGAAGAGAAAAAACCACAGTTTGGTAATGTTAGTTATTGACTTCTTAAGAATAGATTCTCAATTAGTGTCTCGTAAATGAGGATATGATTGAAAAACAGAGAGCTCCCCTGTCAAAGTTTTTCTGGTGCTTTATCtttgatcacttttttttttcctgttataaTTGAAACATTAATAGCTTGTTGGTCGACCCTGCTTTCTTGGCTTTTCAATTTCCATGGTAGTTGTGAATGGTGTGGTTAAACTCGCAGAATAAAAACACTACCGTACGAACCCATTCTATAGGCCGAACAAGCTGCAAAGAACCTAGCTGTGGCAGAGCACAAGAGCCTGGGGAGGCCTAAGGAATGCGTCAAATACACTCTCCCTTAGGCCTTAACTACCAGTGGTTATATATGCTTCAGAAATGATCACATAATTGGTGGCCTGCTTGTAAGATTATGGGAAACAGATCATCACTAAACATGCTAACACAATACagatccatattttttttttgacggcATTCCTATTGGGAAAGCTAAAGTGGTTGGCATGCTGCTGTATGAAGCATAAACCCTATGCATATTCACGAACAAGCCGCAATGCTAACAGAAAGAGTGATGAAGCAAAATCAGTGAATCAATCCCACTTATGCGAAGGTTCACATATGGCTTCTGCTCAGCAATATTATTGTCGTATTCAGCAACTGACATTTCATTATCAATAACCAAAGATTGACATCACTTTTTTATTACGCGACGATAAACTTCAAAAAAGTAGGGAGAAACCCGAGATTTTCTTGTGCCCACGATAAACTTCGCAGCCAATCTCTGTGAGCTTCGGTTTTGTAagtttcttcttccttaactTCTTTTGTCGGGTACGATTAACTAAACTTCCTGTCtgtaaataaggaaaaaaaaactatatgttgTTGCTGCCCAGGATCGAACTGGGGACCTTTAGTGTGTAAGACTAACGTGATAACCACTACACCACAGCAACTGATTTGTTGTCTTCTGTATCTTCATTAATATAATTACAATGAAATACACTGTGGGAtaatccttcttttttttttcctccctccTTTTAAATTTCCTTTCAATGCAACGACGCACCCGTAACTGAGTCCCCTTCCTCCAACTTGAATTTCATATTCCCAATTGGGATCTCTAGTTCTTAAGAGAGCAATGGATGCCGGGGTAAACTTATTGCTTAGAAATTGAAACAGCAGGGATTAATTTACTAGTCTCTTTAAACTGTAGAGACTAAGTAATAATTAACTATgcattgtaaaattaatttattttctcttagcCTCATAATAGGATAACTTGTTTCAATGAGATAGCTGAGCGTACCATTTGAGCATATATAATTCAGCGGGTAAGGCCAGCGGCTACAGAATGAGTTGGAGGAGGCAGGTATGATGAATAGGTGCGGGCCGATGCCAATAAATGGAATTCATATACATGGATCggataaaaacattaaaatagttTGGAGTATAGTTATCAGATCGAGTCTGATCTGATGTGGCAATCCAAAACTTTAATTGGGTATGTTTCATTCAAAACCcggttaaaatattatttttaatgtatttttttttttaaccaaaaacttccttttttatatatatatttttcaattggttattaattaattttaaagttcactatataaatactaaaataatattttatttttttaatgtgggtttTGAagtcttttagtatatatactctatattcataagaaaaaaattatattttttcaatataaaataatttttttttaatttaaacactTCAACTTAAAAGTAAGAATAATATCCTTTTattgtgggataaaaaaaccttttaaaataatatttttaattttattatttacaatatatataatttatattcacgtagattatttcttaatattttcacatgaaatagtaaaattttaaatcattttttttaaattttttcaggtTGACACGGGTCAACTCCTGGACCGAGTTTGATAATTATGGTTTGAAGGGATCTTCTTGCCAtcataatttagatttttgcCTCAAATTGAATATTCCTCAAATtaagtaaattttgaattacATCCCTCATGTTTATGGGATTAAGAAACAGAGAGAACATTAAATTACATCTTTCATCAAAAGGTAATGCAGGGGAAAACGAAACTAAGACACTACAGCTAACAGAACCCATATAATATTGTCGGGCTTATGAATTCCAACAAACAggtacatttttttattgctgatCTCAGCATAGAGGCAGATCTTCTGGAGGCGACTCAATGGATTGCAATTGTCCAACTCCATTCTCTACCAAGAAAGCTGTGGCAAGACCCCAGGTGATGTGGACATCCAGGTGGCAATGCATTAGCCATACACCTATTTATGCAAAAGAAAAtggaatcatttaatttaaaatcggAGTTGAATTGAAGCTAGAGTTTGACATCTTATAATGATAAtgcagaattgtttttttacctgGATTGTCTGCGACGAATCGAATGACCGCCCATCCGTTTACAGGGACTGCAACTGTGTTTCTGAGAGGTGGATCAACAAGGTTAAATTTTGATGGATCTGTTCGGGGATTATAATTCCCAAATCCTTGTGCGATAATGTAGAAGTCATATCCATGAAGATGGATTGGGTGGTTTTCTGGTGTGACAATGCTCGTGTCTTGCAATACAATCTGAACCCTTGAACCATATTTCAAATTGTACAGCTTAGTCCCAGCAACAGGCTGGAAGAGGGACCGGCTAACATTACCAGTGTAATCAAATTTTCGTGGTGGATTTGCTGGAAAATCAGTGGTGAAAACTCCTTGTATGCGTTGGTGATGAGCTTGCAACAGAGAGAAGTTGGATGGGAGCACAAAAGATACGTTGTTCATGCTTGCAGTGAAGCGGGTTCCGTTAGGCCCTTGACACTGGCTAGACTTGTTAAAATTAGATGGGCAAGGATTGAGACCTAAACCAATTGTGAAGAATAAACTCTCATCAATGTCAGTTGGGACTAAGGTTTTATCAGCACTTTTGAAGCTAGTAGTGAAAGTAGTGACAGTGGCTGTGTCATTGTAGGCCGGCAACGGTGGCATGATTGGTTTGTTTGATGAACAATTCTTGGCAGCACAGGCGGAAGATTTGTATTCAAGAATAGCGGTAGTGGTAGTATTGTCGAATGGTGCATTTTGCGCGCTTTGATAGGCACGTGCTGCCATGTAATACCGTGAAGGTGTCTGGTCACCGGAAATCAAAACATCAGTGGTTTGGCCAGGTCCAAGCATCAGGACTGATGTGGTGAACGGTTTGACATAGGATGCATCCGCACCAACGACAGTGAACTTGTGGTTGGCAACAGTGAAGAAAAGGGGCTGATTGAGTGCAGAATTGACCACTCGGAGAAGATTAGTCTCGCCAGAGTCTATTGGCACAATTACAGTATCTGCAAAAGAAATTCATATTCGAGTAGATTAGTTTCTGTGTTGTTGATGGCTTGCATAGCCAAGAACTACTAGCACTGGGAATTCAAGTTTCTGTTGAAGTGTTCTGGACCTGGGCTTGTTAGTGAATATCCAGCCCATAAGTCCAACACTACTAAACTATTTCCATCCAAATAGAACAGTTTATACAAACTATTGTCTCAGACGTTTAGTGTACGACTTTGTGGGTTTGTGGGTGGATGCTTCATGCTTGGGTCCACGTCAACATGCACGCGAGTGAAAAAAAAGCATCATTAACACCACTAAGTTCTGTCCTAGGATAAAACAAAACCTTCGATTAGACATTTAAACCTCTGCGCGCTATGGACTTGTTGTTTCCTCCCAGCTAGCTAGAATTTTCCTTGGATGTTAATCATGTTATTCTAACTGATATAGCATGATATATGGcccatgaataaataaaatccaattgcctttttcttcttttttttcttcctttttttttaattatagaatacatgagtgtataatttttttttttttggggccGTGAGACTTTGAAAGCGATCGATCCAATGTGCTTGTACCGCAAGCTTGAGTTAAGGATTCGTTTACAAGAATATTGAAGCATACCTTGGCTAGAGCAGTTGTAAAGATCACCAGGTTGACCATTGACGGTATAGGCATCGGAAACATTTGGTGCTCCTCCCGTTCGAGTTGCTTCTCGCACGACATCAATTGGATTCGCGTTCCACCATTCACCTGATCATTACACGATAATTAACCACCGTTAATCATGGTTAATATCATTCTACAATATTTAGTTCGTTAAGCTACCTTTTCTTTGATAAGCTTGGACAAGCAACAAATATATGCACGTACATAATGTATATAATCGATAGCTCTTAAACATGATCAGCTAATTAGCCAAgagtcaaaaattaatttttcagcaACGAGTTGTTTGATTACCGAGAAGAATTGCTGTTTCGCGCTTGGGCTGCTTGGAGAACGGGTACGGAGATCCTTCTTTCGGATGGACAATTAGAGCACCATAAACAGTGGCTCTAAGCCATGAGCTATGAGCATGCCACCACAGGGTCCCCTCTTGCCCTTGAATGGTAAATTTGTAGGTGTAACTCCCACCTGGTCTAATTGGGCATTGCGTCACAAATTCTGGTCCATCTGCCCATCCCGTTCTCATTTGCCTAACGCCATGCCTGTTGGGGGAAAAAAATGAtactaatataattaaatgcaaGCCTCGTGGTACAATATACAAGGTTAATTACTATATAATTGTTGTTGTATATATATACTtgtcaagaaataaaattattgaaagtaaaattaagattttacgTCATGTGGAAAAGCTGAAATACGAGAGAGCATTTATTTACCAATGAATGGTGACATTGTATTGGGCTTTGTTGACAACATTGACTACTAGAGTGTCTCCATTATTCACTTCCAGTGTTGGTCCCGGAAACATCCCATTAACCGTGATGGAATTCTGGGTCTTGCACAGCCTCTTCACTGGAGTTGCTTGAATCTGAACCATCGATCATAATATAAATATCGTAGTTAATATTTATAGCATCTAATTAAGTAGAAGAAGAGATTATGATAAGCTTaataaaggaaagagagaagaaatacaCACAACAAAATCATGGTTGTGCGTTTCGGCGTTTGCCAAGGACAATGCAGAAGCTA is a window encoding:
- the LOC7462100 gene encoding laccase-12; this encodes MEVINRIFANRHCSFFLLLLLASAMSLAIAKTHHHDFTVQATKVKRLCKTHNSITVNGMFPGPTLEVKNGDTLVVKVVNRARYNVTIHWHGIRQMRTGWADGPEFVTQCPIRPGGSYTYRFTIEGQEGTLWWHAHSSWLRATVYGALIIHPREGSSYPFSKPKRETPILLGEWWDTNPIDVVREATRTGAAPNISDAYTINGQPGDLFNCSSKDTTIVPIDSGETNLLRVINAALNQPLFFTIANHKFTVVGADASYLKPFTTSVIMLGPGQTTDVLISGDQLPGRYYMAARAYQSAQNAPFDNTTTTAILEYKSVLCPAKCTKKPFMPPLPAYNDTATVTAFSRSFRSPRKVEVPTDIDENLFFTIGLGLNNCPKNFRARRCQGPNGTRFTASMNNVSFVFPSKASLLQAYKQKIPGVFTTDFPAKPQVKFDYTGNVSRSLFQPARGTKLYKLKYGSRVQIVLQDTSIVTPENHPIHLHGYDFYIIAEGFGNFNPKTDKSKFNLVDPPMRNTVAVPVNGWAVIRFVADNPGVWLMHCHLDVHITWGLAMAFLVEEGIGILQSVEPPPADLPIC
- the LOC7462101 gene encoding laccase-12, with amino-acid sequence MEGFDNIFAINHRLSLFFLGLLLLLASALSLANAETHNHDFVIQATPVKRLCKTQNSITVNGMFPGPTLEVNNGDTLVVNVVNKAQYNVTIHWHGVRQMRTGWADGPEFVTQCPIRPGGSYTYKFTIQGQEGTLWWHAHSSWLRATVYGALIVHPKEGSPYPFSKQPKRETAILLGEWWNANPIDVVREATRTGGAPNVSDAYTVNGQPGDLYNCSSQDTVIVPIDSGETNLLRVVNSALNQPLFFTVANHKFTVVGADASYVKPFTTSVLMLGPGQTTDVLISGDQTPSRYYMAARAYQSAQNAPFDNTTTTAILEYKSSACAAKNCSSNKPIMPPLPAYNDTATVTTFTTSFKSADKTLVPTDIDESLFFTIGLGLNPCPSNFNKSSQCQGPNGTRFTASMNNVSFVLPSNFSLLQAHHQRIQGVFTTDFPANPPRKFDYTGNVSRSLFQPVAGTKLYNLKYGSRVQIVLQDTSIVTPENHPIHLHGYDFYIIAQGFGNYNPRTDPSKFNLVDPPLRNTVAVPVNGWAVIRFVADNPGVWLMHCHLDVHITWGLATAFLVENGVGQLQSIESPPEDLPLC